The following are encoded in a window of uncultured Sphaerochaeta sp. genomic DNA:
- a CDS encoding TRAP transporter substrate-binding protein, whose protein sequence is MKKTVCLVLCMLLVFSAVFAQGQQEAAGEKTFTLKLGHASTTESTRHKALLVMEEYVEKESDGRLQIEIYPAGTLGNESDMIEAMKLGTQEMFVGGVFASQTPKLEIFLMPFFFPTQADLMKVSRSDFGAEIMATAEEYGIKMLAVGDGGSRQITNNVRPIKSPADMKGLKIRTPPIESIIKSMEALGANPVSIPYGDTYMALKTGVADGQENPLANIGDMKFFEVQKYMTMIDYQFHPEPIDVNLDVWNSLPSDLQEVLQAGAWIYTDEQNKLRRELNEYYYDMIVDGGVTVYSPTDAQIQQFIDACQPVYSYFVNKGIFTQAELDEMRSIVNET, encoded by the coding sequence ATGAAAAAAACTGTGTGTTTGGTGCTTTGTATGTTGCTTGTGTTCTCTGCAGTCTTTGCACAAGGACAACAAGAGGCAGCAGGGGAGAAGACGTTTACGTTGAAATTGGGACACGCTTCGACAACGGAATCAACAAGGCATAAGGCCTTGCTGGTAATGGAAGAGTATGTTGAGAAAGAGTCTGATGGCCGCTTGCAGATAGAAATCTATCCAGCAGGAACCCTTGGAAATGAATCTGACATGATTGAGGCGATGAAACTCGGTACCCAGGAAATGTTCGTTGGTGGTGTCTTTGCTTCACAGACCCCGAAACTTGAGATTTTCCTGATGCCGTTCTTCTTCCCCACTCAGGCAGACCTGATGAAGGTTTCCCGTAGTGATTTCGGTGCTGAAATCATGGCAACCGCAGAAGAGTATGGGATCAAGATGTTGGCAGTTGGCGACGGTGGTTCCCGCCAGATTACCAATAACGTTCGTCCTATCAAGTCCCCTGCTGACATGAAGGGCTTGAAAATCAGGACCCCACCGATTGAGTCCATCATCAAGAGTATGGAAGCATTGGGAGCAAATCCTGTTTCTATTCCCTATGGCGATACCTACATGGCACTCAAGACCGGTGTTGCAGACGGCCAGGAAAACCCCTTGGCCAATATCGGCGATATGAAGTTCTTCGAAGTGCAGAAGTACATGACCATGATTGATTATCAATTCCATCCAGAGCCGATTGATGTAAACCTCGATGTATGGAACTCTCTACCCAGTGATCTGCAGGAAGTTCTTCAGGCCGGTGCATGGATCTATACCGATGAGCAGAACAAGCTTCGCCGCGAGCTCAACGAGTATTACTATGACATGATTGTTGATGGTGGAGTGACTGTCTATTCACCCACAGATGCACAAATCCAGCAGTTCATCGATGCTTGTCAGCCGGTGTACTCCTATTTCGTGAACAAGGGCATTTTCACCCAGGCTGAACTGGATGAGATGCGCAGTATTGTCAACGAAACATAA
- a CDS encoding IclR family transcriptional regulator: MPSELKVQSLDRAFDILELLGNEQYGYNLIQISEMLKLPKSTVHRLIGVLIQREYVRKSEDTGRYRLGPGFISLCSNYLNNLELKTESSPAMDELSVSTGNVVFLAIRQEDKMVYVDSKEQINSLRKYAIVGQRKPLYCTSLGKSLLMGLSDEEIRALLAHETFSRRGPNTHTNIESLLQDIRECRRRGWSLDDQEAEPAINCVAAPIHDYRGQVIAAVSTSWVLAQHPEMRPETMAVLVMRCAATISFNMGYTGKSNRPEF; this comes from the coding sequence GTGCCATCAGAATTGAAAGTACAATCACTTGATCGAGCCTTTGACATCTTGGAGTTATTGGGTAATGAACAATATGGCTACAACCTGATACAGATTTCTGAGATGCTCAAGCTCCCGAAAAGCACGGTTCATCGTCTTATTGGAGTGCTCATTCAACGTGAATATGTGAGAAAATCAGAAGATACCGGCCGATATCGTCTCGGCCCAGGGTTCATTTCTCTTTGTAGCAACTATCTCAACAACCTTGAACTGAAGACTGAGAGCTCCCCTGCCATGGACGAACTTTCCGTTTCTACAGGCAATGTGGTCTTTCTTGCCATCCGACAGGAAGACAAGATGGTCTATGTGGATAGCAAGGAACAAATCAACAGCCTTCGTAAGTATGCGATAGTTGGCCAGAGAAAGCCTCTATACTGCACATCACTTGGAAAATCCTTGTTGATGGGTTTGAGTGACGAAGAAATTCGGGCCCTCCTCGCCCATGAAACCTTCTCACGCCGTGGACCGAACACCCATACGAATATCGAGAGTCTACTCCAGGACATTCGCGAATGCAGAAGAAGGGGATGGTCACTTGACGACCAGGAGGCGGAGCCTGCCATCAACTGTGTTGCTGCCCCTATCCACGATTATCGTGGACAGGTCATTGCTGCTGTCTCTACTTCCTGGGTATTGGCCCAGCACCCAGAGATGAGGCCGGAGACAATGGCTGTGTTGGTTATGCGTTGTGCAGCTACCATCAGCTTTAATATGGGCTATACAGGGAAATCCAATCGTCCAGAATTCTAG
- a CDS encoding RNA polymerase sigma factor RpoD/SigA — protein sequence MKRNQTMLNAVEKSYAYDDANILSMYLKEINRIPLLTPEEEVELAKRAQKGEEFARKKMIESNLRFVVNVAKKYQNQGLPLVDLINEGNIGLMTALEKFDVERGYHFISYAVWWIRQAIMKAINEKSRAVRLPLNRTNELLQIQKAQKALMKDTNSEDVSAEEIGALTGFDPEHVGNLLAISRDMVSLDAPIFNDGSASNIGDFIEDETQMSPEDSLLEHSLEEDVRSLLSTLSDKEREIIELRFGLEGKNPMSLKEIGELYNLTKERIRQIEKKAIERLRNPSRSKMVESYIA from the coding sequence ATGAAAAGAAACCAAACGATGTTGAATGCAGTTGAAAAATCCTACGCGTATGATGACGCAAACATTCTGAGCATGTACCTCAAGGAAATCAACAGGATTCCCTTGCTTACTCCTGAAGAGGAAGTAGAACTTGCAAAACGTGCGCAGAAGGGCGAAGAGTTTGCACGAAAGAAAATGATTGAATCAAATCTACGCTTCGTTGTGAATGTGGCAAAGAAATACCAGAACCAGGGACTGCCATTGGTTGATCTGATCAATGAGGGAAACATTGGTCTGATGACTGCTCTTGAGAAATTTGATGTTGAGAGAGGATACCATTTTATCAGTTATGCTGTGTGGTGGATCCGTCAGGCAATCATGAAGGCAATCAATGAAAAGAGTAGGGCGGTTCGTCTCCCACTCAATAGGACCAATGAGTTGTTGCAGATCCAGAAGGCCCAGAAGGCCCTGATGAAGGATACCAACTCAGAGGATGTGAGTGCGGAGGAGATCGGAGCACTTACCGGTTTCGATCCTGAGCATGTAGGTAACCTGCTTGCCATCAGCCGGGACATGGTTAGCCTCGATGCACCCATCTTCAATGATGGAAGTGCAAGTAATATTGGTGATTTCATAGAGGATGAGACCCAGATGAGTCCTGAGGACAGTCTTCTTGAGCACTCCTTGGAAGAGGACGTTCGTTCGCTGCTTTCCACCTTGAGTGACAAGGAGCGGGAAATTATAGAGTTGCGCTTTGGTCTTGAAGGAAAGAACCCCATGTCTCTCAAGGAGATCGGGGAACTGTACAACCTGACCAAGGAGAGAATCCGTCAGATCGAGAAGAAAGCAATCGAGAGATTGCGTAACCCCTCCCGATCAAAGATGGTTGAGAGTTACATCGCATAA
- a CDS encoding co-chaperone GroES, whose translation MTIKPLADRVLVKMEELQEKTASGLYIPQTAQEKTQIGVVVAVGEGTEDVKMNVKEGDRVMHDKYAGTSVKADGTEYLILSMKDILAIIE comes from the coding sequence ATGACCATTAAGCCTTTGGCAGACAGAGTATTGGTAAAGATGGAAGAGCTGCAGGAGAAGACCGCAAGCGGTCTCTACATTCCCCAGACAGCACAAGAAAAGACCCAGATCGGAGTGGTCGTGGCAGTCGGCGAAGGAACCGAAGACGTAAAGATGAACGTCAAGGAAGGGGATCGCGTCATGCATGACAAGTATGCCGGAACTTCTGTAAAAGCCGATGGCACCGAATACCTGATTCTCAGCATGAAGGATATTCTTGCAATCATCGAGTAG
- a CDS encoding ATP-dependent DNA helicase, which yields MTKHDIYQIFDKDGLLEQNFPSYEYREGQLNMADLVRESFERNAIAAIEAGTGIGKSFAYLAVALYAAMQSPDERTVVATSTINLQKQLYEKDIPMLFKFLGLSCKIALAVGRGNYLCINRFMQAKADSSLLAQDPASELYQVGQWIKESETGLFADFPGRLSGELKGEICSDGDLCQNHACAYFRDCFYFKAKAKAKDAKIIISNHHLLFTDAQSRFISDVGYDEEMILPPFNRLIIDEAHNIESNATEYFTEVYDSQQLLRQISKIQRSGRFRGKSLLEQLGEYSSEADIIDRIQDDIHLLTQNVGTLDQYLLGVFQKNDYQPVLIKSEHQSRLQQFVEAASSVSQASGRLAAKINTFLEQNKAPQELDAKINELKVRGTRIAMMSEVLTKFCNFTLWQDEVHWFNAESYGTHRQVQVCITPLSIAPLLVEAVFQKLDTVVCTSATLDLNDEFAFWSSRVGLPYDEERPFLKGAFSSPFDYRNRLLLLTPCDAPLYSKDKEEAYEAYLVDTIMSSVLSAGGGVLVLFTSYSMLKKVHHRLNETFEKEGLTLLCQGEYDRYTLLNRFISEKDSVLFATSSFWEGVDAPGETLRMVIIVKLPFTVPSDPVFKARCEAIDANGGSGFYQLALQSATMKLKQGFGRLLRSACDRGVVLILDSRVVSKNYGMYMIRSLPESYHPESETSGLSDKVENFLYGG from the coding sequence TTGACCAAGCATGACATCTATCAGATTTTTGACAAGGATGGGTTGTTGGAGCAGAACTTCCCTTCTTATGAGTATCGCGAGGGACAGCTCAATATGGCTGACCTTGTCAGGGAGAGCTTTGAACGCAATGCCATAGCAGCAATAGAGGCAGGGACCGGTATCGGTAAATCCTTTGCCTATCTTGCGGTAGCCCTCTATGCAGCCATGCAATCCCCTGATGAGCGAACGGTGGTTGCAACCAGTACCATCAACCTGCAGAAACAGCTGTATGAGAAGGATATTCCCATGCTGTTCAAGTTTCTCGGCCTGTCCTGCAAGATTGCACTTGCTGTGGGCCGGGGTAACTATCTCTGTATCAACCGCTTCATGCAGGCAAAGGCCGATTCCTCCCTGCTTGCCCAAGACCCGGCCAGTGAACTCTATCAGGTGGGGCAGTGGATCAAGGAGAGCGAGACAGGCCTGTTTGCCGACTTTCCTGGGCGACTGAGTGGAGAACTGAAAGGGGAGATCTGCAGTGACGGGGATCTCTGCCAGAACCACGCCTGTGCATACTTTCGTGACTGTTTCTATTTCAAGGCAAAGGCAAAGGCGAAGGATGCGAAGATCATTATCAGCAACCACCATTTGCTCTTTACTGATGCCCAGAGCCGATTCATCAGTGATGTAGGGTATGATGAGGAGATGATTCTTCCTCCATTCAATCGCCTGATCATCGATGAGGCTCACAATATCGAGTCAAATGCAACCGAGTACTTCACCGAGGTGTATGACTCCCAGCAATTGTTGCGCCAGATCTCGAAGATCCAGCGCTCCGGGCGGTTCCGGGGAAAAAGTCTCTTGGAGCAATTGGGAGAATACAGCAGCGAAGCTGATATCATCGATCGAATCCAGGATGACATCCATCTTCTGACCCAGAACGTGGGCACGCTCGACCAATACCTGCTTGGTGTTTTCCAGAAGAACGACTACCAGCCGGTGCTGATAAAATCGGAACACCAAAGTCGTTTGCAGCAGTTTGTTGAGGCGGCCTCCAGTGTGTCCCAGGCAAGCGGGAGACTTGCTGCGAAGATCAATACCTTTCTAGAACAGAACAAGGCTCCCCAGGAACTTGATGCCAAGATCAATGAGCTGAAGGTACGCGGTACCCGGATTGCCATGATGAGTGAGGTACTGACCAAATTCTGTAATTTCACACTCTGGCAAGATGAGGTGCACTGGTTCAATGCTGAATCCTACGGTACCCACCGACAAGTACAGGTATGCATAACACCCCTTTCCATTGCTCCTCTGCTTGTAGAGGCGGTGTTCCAGAAACTCGATACCGTGGTATGTACTTCTGCAACCCTCGACCTGAATGATGAATTTGCATTTTGGTCCAGCCGCGTTGGACTGCCCTATGATGAGGAACGGCCCTTCCTCAAGGGAGCATTTTCCTCTCCCTTTGACTACAGAAACCGATTGTTGCTTCTAACCCCATGTGATGCTCCTTTGTACAGCAAGGATAAGGAAGAGGCATATGAGGCATATCTTGTAGATACCATTATGTCCTCGGTACTTTCAGCAGGTGGAGGAGTACTGGTATTGTTCACCAGCTACTCCATGCTGAAGAAGGTACACCACAGACTCAATGAAACGTTTGAGAAAGAGGGTTTGACCTTGCTCTGCCAAGGGGAGTATGACCGGTATACACTGCTCAACAGGTTCATCAGTGAGAAGGACAGTGTTCTCTTCGCTACCTCCTCATTCTGGGAAGGGGTTGATGCACCAGGGGAGACCCTTCGTATGGTAATCATCGTGAAGTTGCCATTCACTGTTCCATCTGACCCGGTGTTCAAGGCACGTTGTGAGGCAATAGATGCCAATGGGGGAAGTGGGTTCTACCAACTTGCCCTACAGTCTGCAACCATGAAATTGAAGCAGGGATTTGGGCGGTTGTTGCGTTCAGCCTGCGATCGTGGTGTGGTCCTCATTCTGGACAGCAGGGTAGTGAGCAAGAACTATGGTATGTACATGATTCGTTCATTGCCTGAGAGTTATCACCCCGAAAGCGAGACTTCAGGATTATCAGACAAGGTAGAGAATTTCCTCTACGGAGGATGA
- a CDS encoding sigma-54 dependent transcriptional regulator, with translation MSRNILICDDERNIRNGLALAMELEGFETLEAEDGKVAWDMVNKQSVDLVITDLRMPNMSGEELLKKINSAYPRMPVIVLTGHGTIETAVEAMRSGAIDFFTKPVDLDRLTLVVKKALSNNDLYVEHERLKEEVAQLKARNRYDRIIGKSQKMVELMDIVSQVAPTKASVLVTGESGVGKELVADAIHELSNRSKGPLVKVHCAALTSSLLESELFGHEKGSFTGAVKEKRGRFELADGGTIFLDEIGEIDAATQVKLLRVLQEKQFERVGGEKPISVDVRIVCATNRDLLKEIEKGNFREDLYYRLNVVHLEVPPLRERKDDIPLLMTSFLTLFSKENNRSIEGFSPQAKRALLSYDWPGNIRELRNCIESAVVLARGSVIEYDDLPPSVTKAENSQNLSLDVGITLAEAEKQLIISTLAQCGGNKTKAAEVLGIGRKTLHRKVQEYHIDQA, from the coding sequence ATGAGTCGTAACATCCTGATTTGTGATGATGAGAGAAATATCAGAAACGGCCTAGCCTTGGCCATGGAGCTTGAAGGTTTTGAAACCCTTGAGGCAGAGGATGGAAAGGTAGCCTGGGATATGGTGAACAAGCAGTCGGTTGATCTTGTCATCACTGACTTGAGAATGCCGAATATGAGTGGAGAGGAATTGCTGAAGAAGATCAACAGTGCATATCCCCGCATGCCGGTTATTGTACTCACCGGGCATGGGACCATTGAGACCGCAGTGGAGGCAATGCGCTCGGGAGCAATCGATTTCTTCACCAAGCCAGTGGACCTTGACCGCTTGACCCTGGTGGTTAAGAAAGCACTCTCCAATAATGATCTCTATGTAGAACATGAGAGACTGAAAGAGGAAGTTGCCCAGCTCAAGGCTCGTAATCGGTATGACCGAATCATCGGAAAGAGCCAGAAAATGGTGGAGTTGATGGACATTGTAAGCCAGGTTGCACCAACAAAAGCCTCGGTGCTGGTCACCGGGGAGAGTGGTGTAGGCAAGGAGCTTGTTGCCGATGCAATCCATGAACTGAGCAATAGAAGCAAGGGACCCTTGGTGAAAGTGCACTGTGCTGCCTTGACTTCGAGCTTGCTGGAGAGTGAGTTGTTTGGACACGAGAAGGGATCCTTTACCGGGGCGGTGAAAGAGAAACGTGGACGGTTCGAACTAGCTGATGGGGGAACAATCTTCCTCGATGAAATCGGGGAGATTGATGCAGCCACCCAGGTGAAACTACTGAGGGTGTTGCAGGAGAAGCAGTTTGAGCGGGTAGGTGGAGAGAAACCCATTTCTGTCGATGTCCGTATCGTGTGCGCAACCAACAGAGACCTGCTCAAGGAGATTGAGAAAGGCAATTTCCGTGAGGATCTATACTACAGACTTAATGTCGTTCATCTAGAGGTTCCTCCACTTAGGGAACGGAAAGATGATATTCCACTCCTGATGACCTCATTCCTTACGTTATTCAGCAAGGAGAACAACCGTAGTATTGAAGGGTTTTCCCCTCAGGCAAAACGCGCCTTGCTCAGTTACGACTGGCCGGGGAATATCCGGGAACTCAGAAATTGCATAGAGAGCGCCGTTGTGCTTGCCCGTGGATCGGTCATTGAGTATGATGACCTACCTCCAAGTGTCACCAAGGCGGAGAATTCACAGAATCTCTCCCTCGATGTCGGCATAACCTTGGCTGAGGCGGAAAAGCAGTTGATTATCAGCACCCTTGCACAGTGTGGAGGGAACAAAACCAAGGCAGCAGAGGTCTTGGGTATTGGAAGGAAAACCTTGCATAGGAAAGTACAGGAATATCACATTGACCAAGCATGA
- a CDS encoding ATP-binding protein — translation MKNFVQRAIQKIDQLDSNQIVEILKSQSSDLEMLESVLESIQDGVILTDERKIVHYANSRCRTLIPMARMRNYEGMALSRVIEDEHVLHYIMLALKGKHQDEENEFTFQKGTKMQTIAVTVYSYLNSSERMRSSFVIMLSDVTEHNANEARLRRSENLASMTTMAAGVAHEIKNPLAAMGIHLQLLKKAFERKESLTLGDAERYLSVLEEEISRLNGIVVDFLFAVRPMDTRLRLAQMTKTLEDICSFVEPELEEHSVHLIKDFASSLPRLEYDEHLLKQAVLNLIKNAMNAMEGGGKLILQTRLDGDHVVLKIQDTGIGMDEETQQKIFEPYFTTKATGTGLGLTVVYKILKEHKGDITVQSKLGEGTVFTLTFPVPKSERLALKWDTVAEVHYES, via the coding sequence ATGAAAAACTTTGTCCAAAGGGCAATCCAGAAGATTGACCAACTTGATTCCAATCAGATAGTGGAGATCCTCAAGAGCCAATCCAGTGATCTTGAGATGCTGGAGAGTGTGCTTGAGTCAATCCAGGATGGGGTAATCCTGACCGACGAGAGAAAGATTGTTCACTATGCAAACAGCAGATGCCGTACCCTTATTCCCATGGCAAGAATGCGAAATTATGAAGGGATGGCCCTTTCCAGGGTCATTGAGGATGAACATGTCCTTCACTATATTATGCTGGCACTCAAGGGAAAGCATCAGGATGAAGAAAACGAGTTCACGTTCCAGAAAGGAACCAAGATGCAGACCATCGCTGTGACGGTCTATTCCTACTTGAATAGCTCGGAGAGAATGAGGTCTTCCTTTGTGATCATGTTGAGTGATGTCACGGAGCATAATGCAAATGAAGCCAGACTTCGCAGGAGTGAGAACCTTGCATCGATGACCACTATGGCCGCAGGGGTAGCCCATGAGATCAAGAACCCGCTTGCAGCTATGGGGATTCATTTGCAACTCCTGAAAAAAGCATTTGAAAGGAAGGAGTCACTTACCCTTGGTGATGCAGAGCGGTATCTTTCTGTCCTGGAAGAGGAAATCAGCCGCCTTAATGGTATTGTGGTGGATTTTCTTTTTGCGGTACGGCCCATGGATACACGCCTGCGCCTTGCTCAGATGACCAAGACATTGGAGGATATCTGCTCGTTTGTGGAGCCGGAACTGGAAGAGCATAGCGTTCATCTGATCAAGGACTTTGCGTCTTCACTTCCCCGATTGGAATATGATGAACATCTCCTCAAGCAGGCAGTACTCAACCTGATAAAGAATGCTATGAATGCCATGGAGGGTGGGGGTAAACTCATTCTCCAGACCAGGCTTGATGGGGACCATGTGGTGTTGAAGATCCAGGATACCGGTATTGGTATGGATGAGGAGACGCAACAGAAGATATTTGAACCCTACTTCACGACCAAGGCTACCGGTACGGGGCTTGGCCTGACTGTGGTCTACAAGATTTTGAAAGAACACAAGGGAGATATTACGGTGCAGAGCAAACTTGGAGAGGGAACTGTTTTTACCCTTACATTCCCGGTTCCCAAGAGTGAACGGCTTGCACTGAAGTGGGATACGGTAGCGGAGGTGCACTATGAGTCGTAA
- a CDS encoding CvpA family protein produces MQWGLTIGSVYFNSIDIIVFSLAIIGGIADTLSGFADAFSHRSGYIVGFFSALMFTKLIAELLVQSFALPSLLASLIGFVILFLIGYALMRFVGNLLETALNATGLRSVNGLLGFLWGVLEVGIVCALVIYVLELQTVFDLSAVFNKSQFTLNVVRPLVPETVNWFASTVQAPNV; encoded by the coding sequence ATGCAGTGGGGTTTGACCATAGGTTCTGTATATTTCAATTCAATCGATATCATCGTATTCTCGCTTGCAATCATTGGAGGAATCGCCGACACCCTTAGTGGATTTGCTGATGCATTCAGCCATCGCAGTGGCTATATCGTCGGGTTTTTCTCCGCTCTGATGTTCACCAAGCTGATCGCTGAACTGTTGGTTCAATCATTCGCACTTCCCAGTCTGCTTGCAAGTCTTATCGGTTTTGTGATCCTGTTCTTGATTGGCTATGCGCTGATGCGGTTTGTGGGAAATCTCTTGGAAACAGCACTGAATGCAACCGGCCTCCGTTCGGTCAATGGCCTGCTTGGTTTTCTGTGGGGAGTCCTTGAAGTGGGTATCGTGTGCGCCTTGGTTATCTATGTATTGGAACTCCAGACAGTCTTCGACCTTTCTGCTGTATTCAATAAAAGCCAATTCACCCTAAATGTAGTGAGACCGTTGGTTCCAGAGACCGTTAACTGGTTCGCGTCAACAGTGCAGGCCCCTAATGTTTGA
- the murG gene encoding undecaprenyldiphospho-muramoylpentapeptide beta-N-acetylglucosaminyltransferase encodes MVYQSDTIVLEQLLSLCYSDAMVVCYTGGGTLGHVFPALAVHEELALLPDYRCFWIGREEASEKEAVGRYGIPFFAIRWGKLRRYWSFRNFLDIGNICIAFFQALRILRDQRPEVLFSKGGFVSVPPVLAAAVLRIPVVSHESDATPGLATRINARFSTRICVPFPEGFTSLKKHELVVTGNPVRRSLVLASKQNGLQRPAFLEPAEPLILVLGGSSGSAQINQLVRDSLDSLTKMGYVYHQCGAKGIQHIVHDHYQEVPFIDEALPLLLKHATVVVSRAGANTLAEIALFGCPSLLIPLGGASSRGDQIDNARLFEQKGAATVLYPDTLDVKQFLEGVSSLVTDEKLQSRLRDNLGKLAHKTSAQHIATVLKTVKESTCSGV; translated from the coding sequence ATGGTGTATCAAAGTGATACAATTGTGCTGGAGCAACTGCTTTCATTGTGCTATAGTGATGCCATGGTAGTCTGTTACACAGGGGGAGGAACCCTCGGACACGTTTTTCCAGCATTGGCTGTCCATGAGGAGTTGGCTCTTTTGCCGGACTACCGCTGTTTTTGGATAGGGCGTGAAGAAGCCTCCGAGAAGGAGGCTGTTGGGCGCTATGGCATTCCATTTTTTGCGATACGATGGGGAAAACTTCGTCGCTACTGGTCCTTCAGGAACTTTCTCGACATCGGCAATATTTGTATTGCATTCTTCCAGGCACTTCGTATCCTGAGAGACCAGAGACCTGAGGTACTCTTCTCCAAGGGTGGGTTTGTTTCGGTCCCCCCGGTCTTGGCGGCGGCAGTCTTGCGTATCCCGGTGGTAAGTCATGAGAGCGATGCAACCCCCGGTCTTGCGACCAGAATAAATGCAAGGTTTTCAACACGTATCTGTGTTCCTTTTCCCGAGGGATTCACATCACTGAAGAAGCATGAGCTGGTGGTCACCGGCAACCCGGTACGTCGATCTCTCGTGCTCGCATCAAAACAAAATGGATTGCAAAGGCCAGCATTTCTGGAACCAGCGGAACCCTTGATTCTTGTACTGGGTGGCAGCAGTGGTTCAGCACAAATTAATCAATTGGTGAGAGATTCTCTTGATTCACTCACAAAGATGGGGTATGTCTATCATCAGTGCGGGGCAAAGGGTATACAGCACATAGTACATGACCACTATCAGGAGGTGCCGTTCATTGATGAGGCGTTGCCCCTCCTGTTGAAACATGCCACGGTGGTAGTCAGCCGAGCAGGGGCGAATACCTTGGCTGAAATTGCGTTGTTTGGGTGTCCTTCTCTTCTCATACCCTTGGGTGGGGCATCAAGCAGAGGTGACCAGATAGACAACGCTCGGCTGTTTGAGCAGAAGGGAGCGGCAACAGTGCTCTATCCAGACACCTTGGATGTGAAGCAATTTCTGGAAGGTGTATCTTCCTTGGTTACTGACGAGAAGCTTCAATCGAGGTTGCGTGACAATCTGGGAAAGCTTGCTCATAAAACAAGTGCACAACATATAGCAACTGTGCTGAAAACAGTGAAGGAGTCAACATGCAGTGGGGTTTGA